A region from the Cytobacillus sp. IB215665 genome encodes:
- a CDS encoding ABC-F family ATP-binding cassette domain-containing protein: protein MIVLQVNQLTKYFGSDLILSNIKLEVQLKDRIAVVGRNGAGKSTLLKIIAGYMSHDSGSVMKPKDISIGYLAQHSGLDSDLSIWEEMLTVFEPLKKMEIELRKLEEKMSNQSLMSNKADYDKLLKEYDHLQIQYKEQGGYQYEADVRAVLHGLQFSSFNYSTPISSLSGGQKTRLALGKLLLAKPNLLILDEPTNHLDIDTLTWLEQYLLGYPGAILIVSHDRYFLDKVVTQVYEISRTNSAKFIGNYSDYLKKKAENYEHDLKLYEKQQGEIAKLKDFVQRNLARASTTKRAQSRRKQLEKMTVLDKPTGDEKSASFHFDIERQSGNEVLKAKDISVSYENNKPIIQHINFQIMKSDSVALVGPNGIGKSTLLKAAINKIQALQGEFSFGSNVKVGYYDQEQANLSSNKSVLNELWDEYPSKPEKDIRTVLGNFLFSGDDVLKPVSTLSGGQKARLALAKLMLQKANLLILDEPTNHLDLDSKEVLENALIDYPGTILFVSHDRYFINRLATKVYELTTNGITEYLGDYDYFISKKAEIEELKLLNEQKVVSPSIKEDKTQTKLTYEQDKEMKKLQRQRKRRIEELEIEISKLEEKIDKNETLLCDPTIFQDHEKVAVINEENSQYQEQLEQLMTEWETLHD from the coding sequence ATGATAGTGTTACAAGTGAATCAGCTCACAAAATATTTTGGATCTGATCTTATTTTATCGAATATAAAGCTAGAAGTACAATTGAAAGATAGAATAGCTGTCGTTGGCCGTAACGGCGCTGGAAAATCAACCTTATTGAAAATAATAGCAGGATACATGTCTCATGATAGCGGAAGCGTCATGAAACCGAAAGATATTTCTATTGGATATTTAGCACAGCATAGTGGCTTAGATTCGGACTTATCTATTTGGGAAGAAATGTTAACCGTGTTTGAACCGTTAAAAAAAATGGAGATAGAATTACGTAAACTAGAAGAAAAAATGTCCAATCAAAGCCTTATGTCAAACAAGGCAGATTACGACAAACTATTAAAAGAGTATGATCATTTACAAATTCAATATAAAGAACAAGGTGGCTATCAATATGAAGCTGATGTACGAGCTGTTCTACACGGACTTCAGTTTTCCAGCTTTAATTACTCAACACCTATATCATCTTTAAGTGGTGGTCAAAAAACGAGGCTTGCTCTAGGGAAGCTATTATTAGCAAAGCCAAATTTATTAATACTAGATGAGCCTACTAACCACCTTGACATTGATACTCTTACTTGGTTGGAGCAATATTTACTCGGCTATCCAGGAGCTATTCTCATCGTATCTCATGACCGTTATTTCCTTGATAAAGTCGTTACACAAGTATACGAAATATCTCGAACTAATTCAGCAAAATTCATCGGTAATTATAGTGATTATTTAAAGAAGAAAGCAGAAAATTATGAACACGATTTAAAGCTTTATGAAAAGCAGCAAGGTGAAATTGCCAAGCTTAAGGATTTCGTTCAACGAAACTTAGCACGAGCTTCAACAACAAAACGAGCACAAAGTAGAAGAAAACAACTGGAGAAAATGACAGTCCTAGATAAGCCTACTGGAGATGAAAAATCGGCTTCGTTCCACTTCGACATCGAACGTCAAAGTGGAAATGAAGTTTTAAAAGCTAAAGACATTTCTGTTTCTTATGAAAACAACAAGCCTATTATCCAACATATCAATTTTCAAATCATGAAAAGTGACAGTGTAGCTTTGGTAGGTCCAAATGGTATTGGGAAATCAACTTTACTCAAGGCAGCGATTAATAAGATACAAGCCCTACAAGGAGAATTTTCTTTTGGATCAAATGTTAAAGTTGGATACTATGACCAAGAACAAGCAAATCTTAGTTCAAATAAAAGTGTTCTTAATGAACTTTGGGATGAGTACCCATCAAAACCCGAGAAGGATATAAGGACAGTGTTAGGCAACTTTTTATTTTCAGGTGATGATGTGTTGAAGCCGGTATCAACACTTAGTGGTGGCCAAAAGGCACGACTTGCGTTAGCAAAGCTTATGTTACAAAAAGCTAATCTGTTAATTTTGGATGAGCCTACAAACCATTTAGACTTGGATAGTAAAGAAGTACTTGAAAATGCATTGATTGACTATCCTGGTACAATTCTATTCGTCTCCCACGACCGCTATTTTATAAACCGACTAGCTACGAAAGTGTATGAACTTACTACAAACGGTATTACTGAATATTTGGGAGACTATGATTATTTCATATCAAAGAAAGCAGAAATTGAAGAACTTAAGCTGCTAAATGAACAAAAAGTAGTTAGTCCTTCAATCAAGGAAGATAAAACACAGACGAAGCTGACTTATGAACAAGACAAGGAAATGAAGAAATTACAGCGTCAAAGAAAAAGAAGAATCGAAGAGCTAGAAATAGAGATATCAAAACTCGAAGAAAAAATAGATAAAAATGAGACTCTCCTATGTGACCCAACTATCTTTCAAGATCACGAAAAAGTGGCCGTGATTAATGAAGAAAACTCACAGTACCAGGAGCAACTAGAACAATTAATGACCGAATGGGAAACACTCCATGATTAG
- the tsaD gene encoding tRNA (adenosine(37)-N6)-threonylcarbamoyltransferase complex transferase subunit TsaD, with product MEQIQNQIILAIETSCDETAVAIIKNGCEILANVVASQIESHQRFGGVVPEIASRHHVEQITIVLEEALRQAQISYNEIDAIAVTEGPGLVGALLVGVNAAKAIALAHNIPIIGVHHIAGHIYANQLVSEMKFPLISLVVSGGHTELVYMEKHGSFKVIGETRDDAVGEAYDKVARTLGLPYPGGPHIDRLAHEGEATIKLPRAWLEEGSFDFSFSGLKSAVINTLHNAKQRGEDLETKDIAASFQASVIDVLVTKAMLAVDKYNVQQVLLAGGVAANQGLRAALKEKFSSKDDIELIIPPLTLCTDNAAMIAAAGSVLFKQGKRSDMALNGNPGLDIEQ from the coding sequence ATGGAACAAATACAAAATCAAATTATTTTAGCAATCGAAACAAGCTGCGATGAAACGGCTGTAGCAATCATAAAAAATGGGTGTGAAATTTTAGCGAATGTTGTAGCATCCCAAATAGAAAGTCATCAGCGTTTTGGAGGAGTTGTGCCAGAAATAGCCTCTAGACATCATGTAGAGCAAATTACCATTGTGCTTGAAGAAGCGCTAAGGCAGGCGCAAATATCATATAACGAGATCGATGCAATTGCTGTTACTGAAGGGCCAGGATTAGTCGGAGCCTTGTTAGTTGGTGTCAATGCTGCCAAAGCTATTGCTCTTGCGCACAACATTCCTATTATTGGGGTTCACCATATAGCTGGACATATTTATGCAAATCAACTAGTATCTGAAATGAAATTCCCACTTATATCATTGGTTGTTTCAGGTGGGCATACAGAATTAGTATATATGGAAAAACACGGATCATTTAAAGTAATTGGAGAGACACGTGATGATGCTGTAGGTGAAGCTTATGATAAAGTTGCAAGAACATTGGGACTACCATATCCAGGTGGTCCTCACATTGACCGACTAGCTCATGAAGGAGAAGCGACGATTAAGCTTCCTCGAGCTTGGCTTGAAGAAGGTTCTTTTGATTTCAGTTTTAGTGGATTGAAATCTGCTGTGATAAATACATTACATAATGCGAAGCAACGTGGTGAGGATTTAGAAACAAAAGATATCGCAGCAAGCTTTCAAGCAAGCGTAATAGATGTATTAGTCACAAAAGCGATGTTAGCTGTTGATAAGTATAATGTCCAACAAGTATTATTAGCTGGTGGTGTAGCTGCTAATCAAGGGTTAAGAGCTGCTCTTAAAGAAAAATTTTCGTCAAAGGATGATATAGAATTAATTATTCCTCCGCTAACTCTATGTACAGATAATGCGGCAATGATTGCAGCAGCAGGTAGTGTATTATTTAAACAAGGAAAGCGTTCGGACATGGCTTTAAATGGGAACCCTGGCCTTGATATTGAGCAATAG
- the rimI gene encoding ribosomal protein S18-alanine N-acetyltransferase — protein sequence METTTLFRLMNVEDIQDVLKVEEASFATPWSKDIFLSEINNNKYAHYIVAEEDGLVIGYCGAWIIVDEAHITNVALLPECRGRKLGEAMLKQLMDFAKALGAKTMTLEVRVSNIIAQSLYRKLGFNDGGIRKNYYTDNQEDALIMWVNI from the coding sequence ATGGAAACAACAACATTGTTTAGGTTAATGAATGTTGAGGATATTCAAGATGTACTGAAGGTGGAGGAGGCATCCTTTGCTACCCCTTGGAGTAAGGACATCTTTTTAAGTGAAATTAATAATAACAAATACGCCCATTATATCGTAGCGGAAGAAGACGGGCTAGTTATTGGATATTGTGGGGCATGGATTATAGTAGACGAAGCTCATATTACGAATGTAGCTTTGTTACCAGAATGTCGTGGCAGGAAACTAGGAGAAGCCATGCTAAAGCAGCTGATGGATTTTGCAAAAGCACTTGGAGCAAAGACGATGACATTAGAGGTAAGGGTATCAAATATAATTGCCCAATCGCTCTATCGCAAATTAGGATTTAATGATGGGGGAATTAGGAAGAATTACTATACAGATAACCAAGAGGATGCATTAATAATGTGGGTGAATATATAA
- the moaC gene encoding cyclic pyranopterin monophosphate synthase MoaC, whose translation MSSFTHFNDQGRAKMVDISEKGETLRTAIARSSISVSKEIYEQIIHSKIKKGDVLAVAQVAGIMAAKKTSDIIPMCHPISLKGVDITFTWEEEKHLYKLIIIVEVKTKGSTGVEMEALTAASTCALTVYDMCKAVDKGMVIGPTYLLEKTGGKNGDFIREQ comes from the coding sequence GTGTCTTCATTTACACATTTTAATGATCAAGGTAGAGCAAAGATGGTTGATATTTCTGAAAAGGGCGAAACATTAAGAACTGCTATAGCGAGATCAAGTATCTCAGTTAGTAAAGAAATTTATGAACAAATTATTCATTCAAAAATAAAAAAAGGGGATGTTTTAGCTGTAGCTCAAGTGGCTGGTATTATGGCTGCAAAAAAAACATCAGATATTATCCCGATGTGTCACCCAATTAGTTTAAAGGGTGTCGATATCACATTTACATGGGAAGAAGAAAAGCACTTATACAAGCTTATTATTATCGTAGAAGTTAAAACGAAGGGTAGTACAGGTGTTGAAATGGAAGCTTTAACTGCTGCTAGCACATGTGCCTTAACTGTTTATGACATGTGTAAAGCAGTTGATAAAGGTATGGTTATTGGTCCAACTTATTTATTAGAGAAGACTGGTGGAAAGAACGGAGACTTTATTAGAGAGCAGTGA